GCGCATCGTGCAGATGCTCGGTCAGGATCGGGGGCCCTGGTTCTGGTACGGCACCCTCAGCCTGATTGCCATCAATGCTGGCGTGGGGTTGATGATCGAATCCGGCCTACTGCGTGGCTACCCGGGCCGGCGATCCGATCAGACGTCTCCCTAAGAGGCCACGGCTGCAGTCTTAACGACGGAGAGCGGGTGCTCAAGGGCATGAATCTGCCAGCGAGCCCGCTCAGAGCAACTGGCCATCACCCGATCGAGATCATCGGAGGCCTGCTTCGGTGATGGGTACGGGCCCACGTGACGGGTGACAAGACCGTCCTTGATGGTCAGCAGATACATACAGACCTCCTACGCGTCCCGAGGCCATGGTACGCAGATCAATCGAGGAAGGGGAGGGGGTAAAACCCGCACCTTCACTGAGAAGTCAGTGAGTCAGAGCGAATCAACGACTACAGAATTTCCACAGAATTCGCTAAGCCAAGTGGACCGCCGTTGTCAACGCTTCGCCGGTGTACTCCAGGCAGCGCCGCTGCGGGCCTTGCTGCCCCACACCTGATCCAGCCGGCGATCACGACCGCAGCTGAACCGGTAGAAGCGGTAGCGGAGGGAGTTGTTCTTGGCGTAATTCTGGTGATACCCCTCGGCCGGCCAGAACTTCTTAAGAGGCTTGATCTCCACCTTGAGCTTCGCTTCTGGCACCCCCAGCTCTCTGGCGGCCGCAGCGCGGCTGGCGCGGGCAGCCTGGGCCTGCCCCTCACTGTTGGTGAAAATCACCGGCCGATAGGAATCGCCCCGGTCACAGAACTGGCCGCCGCCATCCAAGGGGTCCACATTGCGCCAGTACGACTGCAGCAGGCGGGGGTAGCTGATCTTGGCCGGATCAAACCGCACCTCCACCACCTCCTGGTGCCCCGTGGTCTCGCTGGTCACCTGCCGGTAGGTGGGCTTGGCCACGCTTCCGCCGCTGTAGCCACTCTCAACCGAAAGCACCCCGGGAAGTTTCTCCAGGTCACTCTCCAGACACCAGAAACATCCCCCGGCAAGCACGGCGTTTTCCACGGCCGCGAACACGGAACCAGGAGCCCCGAGAAGCAGAGCTCCCACCATGAACAGAGGCAGAACGAGGCGTATCACAAGGCGGTTGGGGTGGGGGGAAGCTGGTCGAGAATGGCGCAGGCGGCGCGATCGGTCACGCCGGGTTCGCCAAGCCTTTCTGTGAGCCGTTTGTAGCCACTCAGCATGGCCTCCCGCGCCTGAGGATCATCCAGAAGCGGCGCCGCAAACTCCACGAGATGGTCGGCATCGAACGCATCCTGGAGCAGCTCTGGCACCAAGCGCTCATCCAGCAACAGATTCACCGGAGAGATGTGCTTTACCTGAAAGCGCAGCAGATGACGGGCCACCCAGGCCGTGACCCGGCTCACCCGGTACCCCACCACCTGGGGCACTCCATGGAGCGCTAACTCCACATTCACCGTGCCTGATTTGCCCAGGGCCAAATCCGCCGCCGCGAACAACCACGGCTTCAGGGTGTCGGCCTCTGCGGCCGACACCACGGAGGCCCGCACACCAGCAGCGGCTAGGGCCTGCTTGAGGGGCTGTTCAAAGGAGGCCAATCCGGCCGGAACCATCACATCCAGGGAGGGATCCCGGGCCTGAAGACGGGCTGCAGCCTGCACCAACACCGGCATCAGGTACTTCAACTCCTGGGGCCTGGATGCAGGAAACAACAAGAGCAGCCGGCCTTCCGGCGGCAACGACAGCCGCGCGCGGGCGGCTGCCCGGTCCGGACGGTTGGCCACACTGTCAAGCAGGGGATGGCCAACCCAGGTCACGTCTGCCCCACGACTGGCATAAAACGAAGCCTCCTCCGGGAAAATGGCCAGAATCCGGTCGGTGAACTTCAGCAGCTGGGTGGTGCCGCCGTCACCGATTCGCCAGGCCCACTCCTGCGGTGCGATGTAGTACGTGATCGGAACAGTCGGCAACCGCCGCCGCAAGCTGTTGCCCAGGCGCACATTCGCCCCCATGTAGTCGATCAACACCACCCCATCCGGTGGACGCCGCTGCAGCACTTGATCCACGCGGGCCTGCAGCTTGAGGGTGGGCATCACCAGAGGCAGGGCCTCCCACAGGCCAATCGCCCCCATCGGCGCCGTATCCGCAAGCAGTTCCGCTCCAGCCGCCTGCATCCGGCTCCCGCCGAGAGCCAGCACTTCCAGATCCAACCCCCTGAGGGCAGCCTGCCGGTGCAGGGCCTCGATCAACAGACTTCCCTGCAGATCACCGGACACCTCACCGGTGCTGATCAGCAATCGCACCATCAGCGAGAGCCGAGGGCCGGCATGGGGCCACGGCGCCCGGGCGCAATGGAGCGCTCCAGGAAGGAACAGAGATGATCCGCCAGCGGCAGCAGGGACTGCTCCCGGGCCAGCTTGAGGCCATCGGCGATCACATGATCCGAGCGGTACAGCAACGACCAGATCTCCTGCAGTTGCTTGAGGTCCTGGCCATCGTCCTTGCGATCAAGCCCCCGCCGGCGCAATCCCACCCGGTTCAGACCGCGAACCCGACCAGGGTGTCCCTCCACCAGGCAGTAAGGCGGCACATCCCGATCCACCCGGGTCATGCCGCCCACCATCGCCATGCCACCGATCTGCACGAACTGATGAATGCCCAGGCAACCACCGATCACCGCCCGGTCTTCGATCAACACGTGACCCGCCACCTGGATGCTGTTCGACATCACGATGCCATTGCCCAACTCACAGTTATGGCCGAGGTGGCAGTAAGCCATCAACAGGTTGTGATCTCCGATTCGGGTCTGCTCCCCCTCATCGGTGGCTCTGTTAATCGTGACGCACTCGCGGATGGTGTTGTGATCTCCGATCACCACCTCCGTGGGCGCACCTTTGTATTTCAGATCCTGGGGTTCCTGTCCCAGACAGGCACCGGGATAAACCTTGTTGTGTTCACCGATGATCAGTCGCCCATCAAGAACGGCATTGGGGCCAATCCAGGTATGAGCACCAATCTGCACGTCGGGCCCCACAACGGCGCCAGGACCAATCACCACGCCAGCCGCAAGCTCAGCGCGCGGATCAACCACAGCGAGGGGGTGCACCTGGGCGGGCCGGTTCTCGGCAGTCACAACAGTGGAACGCTGTTCGCTCATCATCGTCAATCCACGAGCGAG
The sequence above is a segment of the Synechococcus sp. PROS-7-1 genome. Coding sequences within it:
- the lpxA gene encoding acyl-ACP--UDP-N-acetylglucosamine O-acyltransferase, which gives rise to MMSEQRSTVVTAENRPAQVHPLAVVDPRAELAAGVVIGPGAVVGPDVQIGAHTWIGPNAVLDGRLIIGEHNKVYPGACLGQEPQDLKYKGAPTEVVIGDHNTIRECVTINRATDEGEQTRIGDHNLLMAYCHLGHNCELGNGIVMSNSIQVAGHVLIEDRAVIGGCLGIHQFVQIGGMAMVGGMTRVDRDVPPYCLVEGHPGRVRGLNRVGLRRRGLDRKDDGQDLKQLQEIWSLLYRSDHVIADGLKLAREQSLLPLADHLCSFLERSIAPGRRGPMPALGSR
- the msrA gene encoding peptide-methionine (S)-S-oxide reductase MsrA, whose product is MVGALLLGAPGSVFAAVENAVLAGGCFWCLESDLEKLPGVLSVESGYSGGSVAKPTYRQVTSETTGHQEVVEVRFDPAKISYPRLLQSYWRNVDPLDGGGQFCDRGDSYRPVIFTNSEGQAQAARASRAAAARELGVPEAKLKVEIKPLKKFWPAEGYHQNYAKNNSLRYRFYRFSCGRDRRLDQVWGSKARSGAAWSTPAKR
- the lpxB gene encoding lipid-A-disaccharide synthase produces the protein MVRLLISTGEVSGDLQGSLLIEALHRQAALRGLDLEVLALGGSRMQAAGAELLADTAPMGAIGLWEALPLVMPTLKLQARVDQVLQRRPPDGVVLIDYMGANVRLGNSLRRRLPTVPITYYIAPQEWAWRIGDGGTTQLLKFTDRILAIFPEEASFYASRGADVTWVGHPLLDSVANRPDRAAARARLSLPPEGRLLLLFPASRPQELKYLMPVLVQAAARLQARDPSLDVMVPAGLASFEQPLKQALAAAGVRASVVSAAEADTLKPWLFAAADLALGKSGTVNVELALHGVPQVVGYRVSRVTAWVARHLLRFQVKHISPVNLLLDERLVPELLQDAFDADHLVEFAAPLLDDPQAREAMLSGYKRLTERLGEPGVTDRAACAILDQLPPTPTAL